A region of the Vicugna pacos chromosome 7, VicPac4, whole genome shotgun sequence genome:
GAAAGCACCACTGATAGGTAGTAAGCTCCCTGTCTCCAGAGGCATGTAACTGTCTGGTTCCCAAACTTGCTTCCTGGGACAGATCCCTTCACAGCTCTCTGTAGAATCCCCTTTTCCAGACCCTCCTGCCTCATCCAGGGCTGTTCCTCACCCCTCCCAGCCCATGAGCCACTCAGTCACATACTGCAGTCCTGTGTCTGCACCCAGACACCAGATAACGCGGCAGGAGACACAGAGAGGCTAGGGTGGGAGCAAAGAGTGTCCAAGGGGAGGAAGCCAATCAGAGACAGAGGTGGTGGGAAAGCGGGGAGCAAAGCCGCATAGCAGCCAggaagggtggggagaaggggcttAGACCCACGTCTCCAGCAGAACACAGAGCCCACGGCAAGTCCATGGCCACCAGAGGGAGCCCGTGACTCTGCCTGTGCACACAGCGGCAGGGCCTGGTTGTCTGGGACACTGAATTAAATTCTCTCACTTCTCCCCACAAAGCAAGTCTGTCCTAAAGGAAAAATGCAAGGTGTCTTCTGAGCAGGACGCTTTAATGTGCTTCTCTCTGCCATCTTTCCCTCCTTCTACAAGTGCACCAGCACCACGTATCCATCTGTTCATGCTTGCCCGCCTGTTCTGGCTGTTTTGTCTCTGCATCTCTCTCACTAGTGCTCTCTCTCAGGGTCCCTGCTCTGCTCTCCATCGTCCGCCCTGTCTCTGCTTCGGAATCTATTTCCTTAGCCTTTGTACATCTGTCTCTGAATTTCTTggttcctctgtgtcttctctctgtctctccaagAGCTGCCTCATTCCCTCCCCCACTCTCCCTTTTGTTCAATTTTAAGAACACAGAACTGAGGGATCCTTTTAGCCCACTCCTGGATCCCACTTCTGATTCTAGACAGATCTTCTCCACCCCCTGCTGAATGGACAGTAGTCCAGAGGAGGGATGGATAAAAGATGTTTACAGGAAGCATTCAGGTTCAGCTTGATCCAGAAACTCAGGACAGACTCCCACAGAGGATCGCAGGACTGAAGGGTTGGGCTGAGCTGGGATTTACAGGGTCTGGGCAGGATAGAGGCAGCCTTAGGACTGGTGGAAGGGAAGGCTTAACCAATGAGAAAGGCCTGAGGAGTCACATACCTCTTGGTTGAGGAAGCAGTACAGGATGGCAACAATGAAACCCTGTGGTGCCAAAGAGAAAGGACCCTGTCACCTGGGCCTGGCCTCAAGTTGTCCGCAGTCTTCCACTACCTTCTCCCCTTCCCACCTGCAGGCTGTGACTTGGGCCAGGTCTTTGGAAATAGGGATAGCAGACATATTCGTCAttaattatgtgccaggcatgttgTCACATGTAATTGTCATAGCAAGCCTGCCAAGGCTGTACTGGTGGCCCTGTTGTCCTGTTTCtctgattttctttatttctgcgTTCCCCAGGATTGAGCAAGAGCCTGGCACATGATGGGTGCCCGGTAAATGCTGAAtagattagatggatggatggatgaatggatggataatgaataggtggatggatgggtagatgcaTGCAGGGATAGTTGAATGaacagagaaatggacagatggaatAAGAATAGACAGATGGATAAATGAATAGACGGATGAGTGGCCGGAAGGAAGAATAACCAGCCTGGTCACCCTCGCCCTACCATGCCGTCAACCAAGCCTGTGGGCAGCGGCCCCGCCCTCCTGCCCAAGGACTCAGAGGGAAGGAGTGAGCACCGTGGGGGCCTCACCTGGAAGGagcccagccccagctccagggGGAGGCGAACGCCCAGGCCCACACTATCAGGCAGGAAGTTGAAGATGATGTAGTGAATTCCAAACAGTGGGATAAGGAGAAGGGTAGACTTGGAGAGACGCCTGCAGAAGAAGACAAGCCCTAGACTCTGAAGGCTGGAATCAGACACTCCCACATGCCCTCTCCCTACCTTTACTTCCCATCCGTTCCCCCATATCGACTCTAGCCACCCTGGAGAACTCCCCACATGCACCCTGGGCTTCCTTACTCCTGGCCTCTGGATTCTGCTGTTCCCCCTGCTAAATGCTCTTGTCTCAACAGTCAAGTCTATGCATCTTTCGAAGTCTAGTTTAaagacactgcctccaggaagtcttccctgactgtACTCCAATCTCACCATCCATTTAGAAAGGATCTTCTAAGGAGGCTCCTGTAGAAGTTGATCCCAGCACTCATCAGCCTACTTGGCTTAGTAACTGGCTGTTCGGAGCCTCCACCCTTCCTGTACTGTGATCTCCCAGGGGGCAGGGACCAGATCTATCCTTTCTCTGGGGACATGGGGAGAGACAAAGGACCAGGATCATGAATGCCTAATtgtgaataaaaaagaatcatGCTGATTCCTGCTCCAGTAATGTCCCCAGAatcccccaaaacacacacacacacacacacacacaaacatacacacattacCAGTACTGAGGCTGGGTGTGGAGGCTACCCTGAGCTGGCTCCAGTTTCCTCAGCAGAATGCGGATAATATTGAGAAAAAGCCCAAAGTTCACCTGGAAAAAGAGGCACAGGAAGAAGGTGGAAGGCAAGGGTCAAGGGTGACCCAAATGGCTGGGGTGGGACCTCTTTAGGGACTAGAAACCCCACATCCTTGAGAGGCAGGGATGTGCAGATCATTGCTTTAGACCTTGTCGCCTGAAGACTGGGAGTTCCTATATGGAGCCCAGGGGCTCAGGGTCCCCTTCTATTTCCAGTCCTGGGACTAGAGGTAGGAGATCATGCCATCCTGCCTCCAGCAACAATCAGGCTCTTCTCTGGAACAAAACATGTGGTCTTCAATTTACACAACTGCaaaattgagaaaaatgtgtatattcACCCAGGCCATGAAAACTAGCTCTGGCTTCCCTGTCTTCTGCGTGGGAGCAGGTAGGGGTTTGGTGGACAAGGGAGGCTGGCTGAATAAAACAGGACACTGGTCCCAGGCACTGACCCCAACAGAGAGGACGATGGGTCCTTTGATGATCCACCAGTAGGGGGAGCTGTCATCCAGGTCCCAGCACCTGGGGAGAGGACAGGCCAGGActgatgggggtgggtgggggtagtGGGGTGCAAGAGCTCAGTTGCTGGATAGCCCTTTTCTGGGGTACccatgcccctccctcctctcctctcaccAGGCTCCTCCCTCTGGAATTCAAGCCTTCTAACCTCGCCCCACTCCCGTCCAGCCTTATCTTGTCTCTCAGACATTTAGGCCCTTTCCAAAGGGGCCCTCCCAGTCCATGCTGGGCTCACCCTTTCTCTCCACTGAGATGGATGAGCTTCTCAAAAGTCAGTCTGTTTGCTGCCTTCTTGCAGCACTTCCCTGTTCCAGAGGGCCCCAACTCACAGCCCCCTACCTACTGAGCCCTGGAGCCCTGGGACTCTGTACCCTCTTCCTACCCGGGCTCATGCCCCTTCTGTGCAATCCACAGACTGCGTCTCCAACCCATACTCAAGCTTTGGAGCTCTCTGAGAGCACACCAGGGGCTCTTCCTTGCCCCAGCTTGGAGAAAAGCCTTGCTGCCCGAGTGTTCTGTCCACGCCCACGGGGACCCGGTGCAGTTGCGATGAGGGGATCCCGCAGACTCACGCAACATCCTCAAAGGCCAACTTGCAACCCACCCATGTGCTGGTGAAGAGCAGGGGAAGGCCTGTGAGGGTACAGAAAAGACACGAGTAAGGAGTCTGCATCTTGCCCCACCTCaaactgccactgccactgccagcCACACAGGGCTTTGTGAAGGTGGGACCAAACAAGAACCCTGGCCCGGACCTCCAACACTTGTTGTAGGACTGCAGGCtgtccttcccctctctgggccttggggtCATCATGCGTGAGCTGAGCTCCCTGGGCatccccagcccccaaccccccacAGTGCCCAATCCAGCCCTCAGTGCTCACCCCAGCCAGCCAGAACCAGCCACCAGAAAGCTCTCCATGTGCTGGGTGACGTGGAGGCCAAGAGGCAGGTCAGGTAGACAGCTTCTGCCAGCAGCCAGCTGAAGTTGGTCATGGTGGCGAAATGAGAGGTGGCCACAGAGACCTTGCACAGAACCTGCGGGCCGGGGACCTGGGTGCTTCAGAACCGGGACACCATCGGAGACCTCTCATCTCCCCTACCCCACCCAGGCCCCGAATCCCCAGGTCCTCTCCACCTTGGGCTGCCCCGGAGCGGATGCAGTGGTGTAATGCGGTGGTTAAGAGCACAGTCCTGGGATCCGGACAGCCTAAGTTCAAGTTTACCATCTGGATAACCTCCCCATGCCTAAgcttttcatctgtaaaaggaaaaaCTTCCAATACGTAGCTCATGGCCTCATCATAAGGATTAAATGGAAATGCTACTTTGTTTACTGTTACCCCATCCCTCCTGAGCTCAGGCCAATCCCTAGGGCCAAGGATGTGAAACACCATTTATTCATATGTGGCTCCTTCCTGCAAAGATACACGCATGTACCCATGCACGCATTCATTTATTCGCTCATCTGCTGGCGGTGAGGGACATCACCTCTGAGCTCAGGTGGCCCAGGCTTGGTCCCACTTCCCACCATGCAGCAGCTGGGTGACATCGCCAATTATCCCTCCCCTCTACATGGGACTAAAAGGGGATGTATGTAGGAAATAAAaggagataatacatgtaaagcagtGTAATGCCTGGCACATCAGTGCTTGATATAATTATTATCgttatttctttcattaatgaaTGAAGTTCATCtgttggtttgttcatttatataTCTGTTCATTTCCAGCTCAGGGTTGGAGTCCCGGTTAAGTGCTGGAACTCCACGCTCTGCCCAGCTTCCTTTATTTTTGGTCTCCTCTCATTCACCCACTTTCTCACCCCTATTATTAACAGGTCCGTGTCTTGGACCTGCCCCAGCTTCTCCTGTCTGTGAGATCTGGTTCGCCtggtcctccctcctccctcctccctcctccttccctatcATTGCTGCTGTAGTTTTGGAGTCAGCTCCAAAGCCACCTCCTCCCTGAAGCcccctctcctgtcccctcccagcTCTCAGCTCCCAGCTCCCTCGACCTGGTGGTCCCATCATCTGGGGCAACCAGGCCTAGGCACACTGGGCGCTTCCTGAGGGAGAGACCTGGCTCTGCTCGGCCCCTCACAtacccacacccacacagacaGACAGTGCTCAGGGGAGGTGTGACATGAAAAGGCTGGGTGGAGTGAAGGGTGGTCTAGGTGGGAGTAGGGAAGGGGGCCTGGAATGGGAAGACAGACTGGAGGGGAGAGTGGAACAAGGGAAGTGATGTGGATGGGCCCCACAGTCCAGGAAGCGGCAGGACGATTCAAGACTTGACCcaaagaggggtggggagggggaggggtgcttTCCTGCTCAGTCATTGGCAAAGCCGGAGCCCAGGGTCAGCCCACAGGACTGGACAGGCACCTGCGGGCACATCTATGTCTGTAACCCAACATCGCCTCCCCGACCCACACCAGCACCCCCAACCATGGCTGTTACAGTGGAGAAGCTGCAGTGGTCGGTGTTCTCGCTGTGAAAGAGGGTGGCATCTTTCAGGAACACAGCTCCCGCCTTGAGGATAAAGGTGGTGAACAGCTGGGTGTGGATGTAGTTCCTGGGGCAGTGAAGCCTCCTGGAGGGGACAGGAGGAAAGGTAGGAGAGGGGATTCTGGGGTGCTTCCAGCAGGCTTGGGgcggctgggcagggctggaggtgAACTGAATTGACTTGGATTGGATTGGATCAGGCTGGATTGGACCGAGTTGAACTTGGGGCTTCAGCTTTAGCCTTGCAAGGCAGCTGGGCTTGGTGTAGGTGAGGGGACAGAGGGTAGcagtccctgccttcagggagTTCATAGTCTGGAGGACAGAGCAGAAACGACAGGGTTCTGCCCAGGAGAGCCTCCTGGATGATCAGAGAGATGAGGCTCACAGCACAGGCCAGGCTGGGGGATCGGACTCAGAAGTTAGGGGGGCTTAAGAGGGGCAAAGGTCAAAGGGTTGAAATAGTCAAGAAGGCTTCATGGAAGTGACAGTGAGGATTCTTAAGGCAGATGAGAGCTGAGTTTTGAATTTTGACTGATATGAAGACATTGAGAAAGAAGGAGGCAGGCATTCCAAGCAAATAAAGTTCCCACACGAGCAAAGGTGCAGAGGTGGGAGCCCGTCCTGGAGTGCTAAGGAGTGGGTCTGCTcgaggggaaagggaaaggaaaggttaaAAACGGCCCTGGCGCCAGATCTGGGAATGTCTTGAGCACCCAGGCAAGGATTCAGGTTTAGTGCTGTGGATGACCGGGAGGCAGGATGGGGATGGCGAACCTGAGAGTCACCAGGATGGCGATGGCCACCAGGAGGGCCACAGTAGAGACGCTGTGGCCCAGGGTGTAGACGATCCTCACGGTGGAGAAGTAGGATTtctggggagggtggagaggaggggatcTCAGCCACTAGGCCTTTGAGGAAAAGGAGGCTTGACAGTCAAGAAGGTGAAGAATTCGATTCTACCCGGAACCTGCTCACGGTGGGCCAGGCTGTCTATGGGGACACGGCAAGCTCCCTCTAGGAGCTGGTGTTCATTACAGCCTGTCggctggtgggggaaggggcagggggctcAACTCTCCCTGCTGCTGCTCCGGGGGTGCGGGGAGGCTGCCACAGAAGCTGCACACCCCTGGGGAGTGATGAAGCCCGGGAGGAAGTCGGGCTTGTTTATTGACATCCAGCTAGCTCACCAGCTTGAGAACATGACGTCCCCAAACAAAGGGGACAGCCAGGGACAGGTGCGAGAAAAAGCTCTTTTCATGACCAAGTATTTGGATCAATCAAAGTCCAGCAAGGACCCCGGAGACAGAGACGGAAGGTGTGGGTTGAGGGAAGGGAGCAAGAACCCAGCTCCCTGAGGACGTAGACAATCCCTCCCCTCTCTGACTCAAGTCTTTTTATCTGAAAAGTGGTCAGACTCATGCTTTCCCTTCAGGGCTGGGGAAAGAGATTCAGGGTAATGGGTGTGAAAGGCCCTGTTCAGTTCAAAACTGTGGGGGGTGCCGGCTAGATCAGGGTCACTGCCATCATCCTGGGCTTCAGTCTCCCTCACTTGCCCACAACTGTGCACACCGCTCTggactgaggaccagagagggcAAGAAGCTTGCCCAGGACCGTTAGGAGATTTGCTTCTCAGAACCACTCCAAGCTCCCTGCCCAGAGGCGTGGGCACAGAGAGGGTACCCCAAGGAGATGGTGGCCAGCACATCTCCcactctgccctctgcctcccctcttcctcctaagCAACATGGCCCACCTGTTATCCTTAAGCAAATTAACAAAAGACCCCGATCTTCCAGACGCTGTCATCTTCCAGAAATGAGCTATAATTAATATTCCAACCTGCTGACTGCAATGGCAGTGGTGGCCCCTACCTGTACAAAAACAACCATGGCGACCCTAATCTAAGACGCCAGGAGCCTCTCACCTCCTCAGTCAGCAGATCCAGGGGTACAGGGCAGGCCTCAGGATAGGGCGGGAAGGGCTCCGACCAGCCCGTGATGGTGCAATCCCGCTTCACGGCCCCTAGGAGACAAGCAGAGATGGAGAAGCAGAGACTGATCAGGACAGCTGCCCACTCCCTCGGAGAGATGGGGGAGCTGAGGGGTGGCCCTGGCAGGTCACAGACAGCCCCTCTCGGCAGCAGAGAAGGGGAGTCTTCTCCCCAGAGACCGGGGTCCAGGTCCAGCCTGCTTGGGACACATTCTAGGAACTTTCTCTCTGTCCTCGGATTCACCATCTGTTAATTGAGAGACTAGTTCTCTTGAGGAGCAGACCAGCGAGTTAGGCCCCCACATCCTACGGgcagtggggaggaaggaggccctCTCTGCCCTTGGAGGGACTGTCCACCCCAGACACCCAGGCAGAGGAGGCGAGACAGAGCAGAGGGTGCCCTTCCACCCACCTTCCACTAGGCAGCTGGGAGCATCTTAGTCAGACGGTCtctgtcccctccacccccacagccAGCTCTCCTGCTGACATCCAGAGAGCATCCATTCGGTGCCAGGCCCAGAGCAAGCACTGCCACGCTCTGGCCACTAACCCTCCCCCTCCGTGCGGTTACTGCTCTTGTCTTCCCCAGGTCACAGGTCAGGAAGCTGAGGGCCAGGAGGGAgattgacttgcccaaggtcacactggaagaggggaagggggacGGTGGTGCTCAAATCCAGGTCTGCCTGACCCAAAGCCAGAGATGTGTTACCATATTCCGCCACCACCAGATGGAACCACCTGACCTCCACCCCCACCGCCACACCCAGCACCCCTCACCTGGCTCAGAGCTGAAGTGAGAGAAGAAAGCCGGACAGGGGAGGGTTACCCACTCGCTGGAATCTGCCGTTGGCCAGCACAGCAGCCCATCCCAGGTCCTAGGGCAGCCTAGACAGCCAGGTGGGAGCAGAGCAGACTCAGCCCAGGGACGGGCTTGTCCACTATCCTGAGTGGTGAGGCTGGAGGAGACAAAGGAATCCAAGAggccgcctcctcctccctcccaagcGCCACACCTGAGGTGATGTTGGGCGTGCCCCCTGCGGCTTGCAGACAGGCACGCTCCTCCTCTCTCAGCTGGGAGATGAGGTCACACTCGGGGAGCACCTGGCCCAATACCTGCAGGAGAGAGGTCACGGGATGAATCAAGCCAGATGCATGCTTCCTCTGGGTTTGCTGGGCACACAGCCTGAGGGTAGTGGTTTCTGTGGCCCTGGTCCTAAGCACAGCACCCAGCTCACGGTACTTACAGGTGCACTTAATAGGTGTTTGGccagaaggcagggagggagggagggagggaggacagatAGAGATTTGGATGGAGGCTTCCTCTTTTCATCTCGTGGAAGCAAGTTCTGAGACACGTTAAACAAAGGTCTGCAGAGTCTCACAGACATGGCCAACTCAGTAACACATCCACATCCATATAAAATGGCCTTTTTTCCTTGTTTTACTCCCCTGCGCTGCACTCCGGTTCCCTGAAAACAGCTCTGCATGAAGTACCTTGGTAGACACAATAATGCTCCCCGCTCCCCACAAATGTCCACATCCAAATCCCAGAAACCTGTGAATATGCAAACTTACAAAGAGACTTTGCATATGTgtttaagttaaggatcttgagattatcctggattatctgggtggaccCAACATAACCATGAGGGTTTttgtaagagggaggcaggagggtcagagtcagataAGGAGGTGTGGTGACAGAAgcaggggtgtgtgtgagtgtgtgtaagagagagaaagagagaggtgaagatgctacactgctggctttggaggtggaggaaggagtTCTGAGCCAAGGTACACAGGCGGCATCGAGAAGCCGGAAAAGGCCAGGAAGTGGATTCCCCCTACAGTCTCCAGAAGCGAGTGCAGCCCTCCCAATACATTGATTCTAATCCACTGAAAATCATTTTGGACTTCCgacctccagaattgtaagacagtaaatttgtattgttttaattcATTAAGTTGGCGGTAACTGGTTACAGCAGAAACAGGAAACTCATACAACTACCTACACAGATGTCTTTGTCCCAGGCTCTGCTTTCAGAGGTACCCTGACAAAGGTATGTGGGAAAATGGGTACATTAGTAACTGAAAGATTAGATGGATAAGGAATGAGTACATGGATAAGGTGATAGAGCAAATGAATGTGGATTCATACGTGAAGGAATGAATGACTGAGTAACCGCATGGCTGGCTGGTGGAATGGGCACATCTACATACAATAGATAGGTGAGTGTGTGGATGGAGGGACGCAGGCAAGGATGCATGGTAGACGGGTGGATAGATGGAGGATGAGGGCATGCACATAACgatggatggacaggtgggtAAAGGGTAGACAGATGGAGGGATAACTGCCTTGATATGTGGCTCAGCAATCACAAAGGATCGCAGTTCTAGTTTTCCAGAGCCTGGTGCTGCCCTGTGACCACAGGGAGTGATCTCTGGAGGCTGCTGGTGGGGGAAGCTTTTTTTCTGGGAATCCTCTAGCAATATTTCTGAAAGTGTGTCTCATGAACCAATTGGAGACCAACTGAGATGGAGCCAAGAATATGCAGAGATCTACGGCTGGATCTAGGACTTGGCATTTTAACAAGTTCTCCAGGGAGCTGGGAGTCAAAGGCAGGAATTCTTAACACCCCTCCCTTCCACTGCCCCAGACTGGAGAAGAACCAACATTGACTGACTGTCCCATGGGCTATAGCCCCGGATATGTGTGGGGGGAATCCAATTTTATAAGACTTGCTCTTTATACTGTGAATGGTCTACGGcacactttttttctttacaacaTGCAAATCCAATTCAATCAGTGTAGATTTCTGTCCCCAGGGATCTCACGGGGGAGGAATGGAGCAAGGAAGGAAGCCAAGACCTGGTCCTAATAGGGCCAATACAAACTGATCAGAGGCAGGACAGGCACTGGGGTAGGGGCCTGGCCTTGGCACAGGGACtgaggtggcatttgagctggaCCTGAAGAAAAGGgagcactttttaaaagtaatgagGAAAAGAGTATTCAAAGAAAACAGCGTGTGCAcagagaagggagtgggaagatgCGCCTGAGCTGTGTGAGCGGCGAGCCCTGCTCATGGCCATCCTCACACCCACCTGCAccagacacacacgtgcacacacacatacacacgagcCCTCCATGTCTGGCCCAGAGTCCATGTCAGCAGGTGTTTAATTAATCCCTAGTGTCCTCTCTCAAAGATGCCGGCATGGTGAATGGCACAGTGGATGTGAGACAGGGGCTGGGGTCACAGAGGAGGGACTTTAAACACCAGAGTGGGGACAGTGGACAGTGGGAAACCACATGGAAGGGACACAAGGACCTCGCCACAGGCCAGTGGGCTAGGAGAGGACATGGAGACCCAGCCCAGAAAGTAGGATCACTCCCACCAGCCCTGCCCTTGCAGGGGAGAACACTCCTGTCCTGACCTGCTGACCCTGTTCCCCAAAATCCAGCTTGAGCTCAGCTCTGCCATCTCCCGCTTGGGCTCCTGGGCCTCAGGTTGCAGATTCCACCTGTTGCCCAGGCTCTGGGTCTCCAACCTGGTGGTGCCCCACATTCATCTCTTGGCTTCCTCTCCAGgactcagtgacccaggagccatCTCAGAACAGAGCCTGTCTTGTTTCCCCCGCATGTCCCCAACAGCAGTCTGATTGTCAGAAGGCGGAAGATGGGGAGGGCAGGCGAGCCTGATACAGGACTTCTTTGCACAGCCAGCCTCACGGTAACCTGGGGCGCTCAGGGGGCTGTGGGCTCCATctgcccttccttctccctcatgTGCAGAGCCCTGTCCCTTCGTGGGACACCTTCTCAGGGCCTGACCAGGGAACCACTGAGGCCAAAGGAACGGGGGCCGCTAGTGGGAAGCCTCCCACCGAAAGGATAGACAGACAGCCCCCGCGCTTCCTACGGGAAGGAAAATTCAGGGCAGCCCAACTAATGACCCAGATGTGTGGTCACAGGTGGAGAGTGCAGGGGTGGGAAGAGGTGGAACCGGGGGTTCAAGACTAACCCAAACACTCTTGCTGGGTCACCCCTACTCCCTGGGGCTCCTGGATCACCCCGCCCACATACCGGACCCCACTCCCCCTGAGGGGAGACTCCATCACCCTGCACACCTTGGCCTCAGTGGCCGTGACCACGGCTGACCTGGGGTCCGTGGCAGATGGGAGACAGGGAATTAGTGCTAGCCTTGGCAGTGGTACCAGTCCCTGAGTGACTCCACAGGCTCTCAGTTCCCCCTCCTGAAAATAAAGTATTTAGTGTGGGGTGCACACAGATGAGGGGAGGAGGTGCCCTGAAGGGAGGAAGGTGCCCAGAGGTTGCCTGTATTGTACCTCATTCCCAGTCTTTGACAAGGCAGATACCTCTCCATGCACAGCAGCCCTGGCGAGCAGATaatctcttctttcacaggagaGATGAGTGAGGCTCAGGAAGGGTGAGGAACTTggccaggtcacacagctagtgtcaAAGCACCAGGATTCAAGCCCAAAGGCCGTGCACCAGGGGCAGGTGCGGCATGGCGCCTGGGAGGTGCGCCACCCCACCGtcccaaccacacacacacacacacacacaccagtggaggaggagggagacctCAGTCCGCATGTGATCCTGGGAGCCCCCGGGAGCCACAGCTTCCTACCTGGTACCTGTGTCTCCCGTCCTGGTCCTTGTATCATTTGCACTAACTCTGGGAAAGCATGCTGGGGAACTGTGGCACATTTAGGGAGGGCCCCCCTCCTGGCACCCCATTCACCAGCATTCTAGGTCTGCAAGCAATATCTGACTGTTGAAAGCTTCTCGGGCCCCAGGGCATGCCACGTGAGGAAGAGTGCCCCAGGTGCTGGAGGGGAGCAGCTGTTCCCCATTTATCACCCAGGCCCACTCAGTCCCTGGGTGCGCCCTCTTCAAAGGAAGCAACCAAAtgggagtgtggctccaggggtCCTGGGAATAGGGAGGGCTCTGGAGGGCTTGTCAGAGGAGGGAgtgtggaggaactggggatgcaCCgcctagagaaagagaaaacttggAGGCACTGTCTTGGGGCAGACCATCCTGTGGTCCCCAGAGAGCGCAGACAGGCCCTGGGGAAACAGCAAAGAGACAGACTCGGCTCAGCCCCAGGAAGGGCGTTTTAATAGTCAGAGCTCCCCAGAGAGGAGCAGGCTGCccgggaaggggaagggaggggaaggaggagccaCTGGTTATCAGGTGCTCTCCAAGCCTCAGCCTGCTTGGTAGTGGGACTCCTGCACTGGGGAGGTGTAGTGGGGCCCCCACCAGGCTCCAGGTGGACCTCAGTATGGCCCTGTGGCTCAGATCTAGAGCCCAGCGGGAGGGGCAGGGGGTCTGAGCTGGCTACTCACGATCTGTAAGGGGCTCAGCAAGCAGAGGACACAGGTGCTCCACACCCTGCCATCCATGGTGGGATCTCAGCAGCGCTCCGTGAGCCCGGGCTTCTCCCCACTGTCCCCTACTGCCACCGCCGCCAGCTCACCCTTCGCCTCCCCTTCCCAGGTGGCTGTTTGCATAGGCAGGAGCCAGCAGAGGGGACAGAACCGGCTGCATATTCACCAGGATTACAGGACACTGTGCCCAACCCAGCCCTGGCCTTGGGCTGGGACGCCACGTCCCCAGCAGGGAGAGGCTGAGCCCCCAGAACTCCTTGCACTGACTGAAGTCAGCCTGTGTGTCTGTCCTAATAGCAAGGGCACAGAGAGGTGACGGCCACAAGACACCTCTTGCCCCAGTAGGTCTGTATTCTTTACCAGCCCTCTGCTGGCCCACCCTGGAGAGACTTCCCTCAAAATGAAGGAGactcagagaagaagaaaatgaccTGAGCCCACCCTCAGGGAGCTCCCAGTTTGGTTGCAATCCCACCGTCATCTGCAGGACTGGAGGGGGAGCTCGGGGCCCTGGGGACCCAGGAGACGTGGGGGCAGGGTGTCAGTGGGGGCTGGAAGGTAGGAATGAGCTTAGAATAGAAAACATAACCATGAAGCACCCGCGTGGGCTCACCAAGACGATGTCACATCAGCAAAATCTC
Encoded here:
- the GHRHR gene encoding growth hormone-releasing hormone receptor; protein product: MDGRVWSTCVLCLLSPLQIVLGQVLPECDLISQLREEERACLQAAGGTPNITSGCPRTWDGLLCWPTADSSEWVTLPCPAFFSHFSSEPGAVKRDCTITGWSEPFPPYPEACPVPLDLLTEEKSYFSTVRIVYTLGHSVSTVALLVAIAILVTLRRLHCPRNYIHTQLFTTFILKAGAVFLKDATLFHSENTDHCSFSTVLCKVSVATSHFATMTNFSWLLAEAVYLTCLLASTSPSTWRAFWWLVLAGWGLPLLFTSTWVGCKLAFEDVACWDLDDSSPYWWIIKGPIVLSVGVNFGLFLNIIRILLRKLEPAQGSLHTQPQYWRLSKSTLLLIPLFGIHYIIFNFLPDSVGLGVRLPLELGLGSFQGFIVAILYCFLNQEVRTEISRRWRGHDPELLPPRRTHAKGTIPSRARVKVLTSVC